The following coding sequences lie in one Vibrio spartinae genomic window:
- a CDS encoding methyl-accepting chemotaxis protein: MFNLSWRNASKKQSRHHEPPVKVKAISSHEIRVNQLEEMSFHTSNTALVLAYVSPHLPFEAISRQLKEAMPFAKHVVSIMSAGELGGRDKKGLYHTTPESWDNIVIQSFSEQVFQAISIAEVPLYCEDIKSGQIKFSRQDRIARIQDEIKKVNLDFPVSYLDTVALTFFDGLSSSENFFVQALYQSDCFPCYFIGSSAGGKLDFGQADVALDGKILTNKVCLVFVKLAPAIRYGILKTHNFEVTSTHFTIAETNAATRTVKTFLDEATMSLQSPLSMLCRHFACTPSKLESMLDQYSFGVKIGNETYIRSIANINYEDETINFFCDFSFGDKLYLMKAKDFSESIQRDYATFQRGKPREPIAMLANDCILRRLHNGPSLAAVHNFDHIPAVAGFSTFGEFLGLHQNETLTALYLYQMHEGESFHDEYTNNFPIYYSHFKAYFLQNELHSLKKVASLQQTTIRDLFRYKELLGRMLQSLQNVASYARDTSDVLQNVQTQFTGLSSEVKKQTEHSQELQQYVETLKTDSNKIQDILDVIDGIAERTNLLALNAAIEAARAGEQGRGFAVVADEVRNLSQSTQNSLSSTGETVNNLYSSIDAIKEVIETTVALMEHVNHSSLGLNEEMSKMLTLSSEASASIEESIHDINEVQSELAQIDQNVLTITRLTESQAQ; encoded by the coding sequence ATGTTCAATCTATCCTGGCGAAATGCCTCGAAAAAACAATCTCGACATCACGAACCCCCAGTCAAAGTGAAGGCAATCTCCAGCCATGAGATTCGTGTCAATCAATTAGAAGAAATGAGCTTTCATACCAGTAACACAGCCCTTGTTCTCGCCTATGTGTCACCCCACCTTCCTTTCGAAGCGATTTCAAGACAATTAAAAGAGGCGATGCCTTTTGCAAAACATGTCGTCTCGATCATGAGTGCAGGAGAGCTGGGAGGGCGGGATAAAAAAGGGCTCTATCATACGACACCGGAAAGCTGGGATAACATTGTCATCCAAAGCTTCAGTGAACAGGTATTCCAAGCCATTTCTATTGCCGAGGTACCACTCTATTGCGAAGATATCAAAAGTGGTCAAATCAAGTTTAGCCGCCAAGATCGAATCGCACGTATTCAGGATGAAATCAAAAAAGTTAACCTTGATTTTCCTGTCAGCTACCTCGATACCGTGGCACTGACATTCTTTGATGGTCTCTCTTCTTCTGAAAATTTCTTTGTACAAGCGCTCTATCAGTCTGATTGTTTTCCCTGCTACTTCATTGGCAGCTCAGCCGGCGGCAAACTGGATTTCGGCCAGGCCGATGTCGCCTTAGACGGAAAAATCCTAACCAATAAAGTCTGTCTGGTCTTTGTGAAACTGGCACCAGCCATTCGCTATGGCATCTTAAAAACACACAACTTTGAAGTAACTTCAACTCACTTTACGATTGCCGAAACAAATGCCGCGACGCGCACCGTGAAAACATTCCTTGATGAAGCGACGATGTCACTCCAGTCACCACTATCGATGTTATGCCGACATTTTGCTTGCACCCCATCGAAACTGGAGTCCATGCTTGATCAATATAGTTTCGGGGTAAAAATTGGCAATGAAACGTATATTCGCTCCATTGCCAATATTAACTATGAAGATGAAACCATCAATTTCTTCTGCGATTTTTCATTCGGTGACAAATTGTATCTGATGAAAGCAAAAGATTTTTCAGAATCAATCCAACGTGATTATGCAACATTTCAGCGTGGTAAACCGCGAGAACCGATTGCGATGCTCGCAAATGACTGTATTCTGCGTCGCTTACATAATGGTCCTTCGCTTGCTGCCGTGCATAATTTTGATCATATTCCTGCGGTTGCCGGATTCAGTACATTCGGTGAGTTTTTGGGGCTGCATCAAAATGAGACGCTTACCGCGCTTTATCTGTATCAAATGCATGAAGGGGAGTCATTTCACGACGAATACACCAATAACTTTCCTATTTACTACAGCCATTTCAAAGCCTATTTCTTGCAGAATGAGTTGCATAGCTTGAAGAAGGTCGCCTCACTGCAACAGACAACGATCCGGGATTTATTCCGCTATAAGGAACTATTGGGACGGATGCTCCAAAGTTTACAGAACGTTGCCTCCTACGCCAGAGATACCTCAGACGTACTCCAAAATGTTCAGACTCAGTTTACCGGGCTATCCAGTGAAGTGAAGAAACAAACTGAGCATAGTCAGGAACTCCAGCAATATGTCGAAACCTTAAAAACCGATTCAAACAAGATTCAGGATATTCTGGACGTCATTGATGGTATTGCAGAGAGAACCAACTTGCTGGCACTCAATGCCGCGATTGAAGCAGCCCGGGCCGGAGAACAGGGACGAGGGTTTGCCGTCGTTGCCGATGAAGTGAGAAATCTATCTCAAAGTACTCAAAATAGCCTCAGCTCTACCGGAGAAACAGTGAACAATCTTTATTCTTCAATCGATGCAATCAAAGAGGTTATTGAAACAACCGTTGCACTGATGGAACATGTCAATCACTCTTCACTCGGCCTGAATGAAGAAATGAGCAAGATGTTAACCCTGTCCAGCGAAGCGTCTGCGAGCATTGAAGAAAGCATCCACGATATCAATGAAGTTCAGTCTGAACTGGCCCAAATTGATCAGAACGTTCTGACCATCACACGGTTGACTGAATCTCAAGCCCAATAA
- a CDS encoding helix-turn-helix transcriptional regulator — MDKLKLFELSNQLRCVESSDSIHVWFSELQNEISFEFSILTLFDNDDTPEPICYGFSSAQFTNCFSKNTTKNDPLTAVLQHSNSGIITLMDSHTHPDYGRRLLLASYYGNKKSIYLTSFGDRQPSCEEINVLYLLTPHLNMVLNKVSDHKTHLATYFPPENQLTSRENELLSWLKIGKSNWEIGRLLNINECTVKYHLQNIYRKLGVHNRTHAVSRATELGLN, encoded by the coding sequence ATGGATAAGTTAAAGCTATTCGAACTATCAAATCAGTTAAGGTGTGTAGAAAGCTCCGATTCAATTCATGTCTGGTTTAGTGAACTACAGAACGAAATCAGCTTTGAGTTCAGTATACTTACTTTGTTTGATAATGATGATACTCCGGAACCGATTTGTTATGGTTTCTCTTCAGCTCAATTTACTAATTGCTTTAGCAAGAATACAACAAAAAACGACCCACTAACCGCAGTATTACAACACTCAAACAGTGGCATCATTACACTGATGGATTCTCATACACATCCAGATTATGGCAGACGACTTCTTCTGGCTAGTTATTATGGGAATAAAAAAAGCATTTATCTAACCTCATTTGGTGACCGCCAACCGTCTTGTGAAGAAATCAATGTTTTATATCTACTAACGCCTCATCTCAACATGGTTTTGAACAAGGTATCAGATCACAAAACTCATCTGGCTACTTATTTCCCTCCAGAGAACCAACTTACCAGCAGAGAAAATGAGTTACTATCCTGGCTCAAGATTGGAAAAAGCAATTGGGAAATCGGTCGACTACTCAATATTAATGAATGTACGGTTAAATACCATCTGCAAAACATCTATCGGAAACTAGGCGTTCATAATCGTACCCATGCAGTATCAAGGGCAACGGAACTGGGTTTGAATTAA
- a CDS encoding malate transporter: MAVKHRFLTTALALGFTQFAWADWQTEGFVSAIADIYKDDAQSEQCCNTLANRMLFAPRLLWWNDSGWAATFNPYVEYETQSEQGFINLREANLTYAGDGIEWLLGYNIVYWGVTEVYQPVNVVNQYDGHIALGTKDKIGQPMLQARWLPQWGDVQMLLLPAHQPRQFREPDQRRSLTKPVRDQALYPDGEKTIDSAVRVGFWQDALDVGISAFYGNSREPLLVEQTHDWQASYATIFQLGVDLQWTQDDLLLKWESTYKSGEGRDYTTLVTGFEYSVYGFSFSQGTLGLISEYAWDDRDSSAPPTIYNNDLFLGLRWQANDIKDTELLLSGLFDLEQTSPIYKLTASRRINENWKLIIEGYYLSSMANNEPIAYLKNDSYFTIGAEYNF, translated from the coding sequence ATGGCAGTAAAGCATCGATTCTTAACAACTGCGCTAGCACTTGGTTTTACCCAGTTTGCTTGGGCGGATTGGCAAACCGAAGGCTTTGTCAGTGCCATAGCTGATATATACAAAGATGATGCCCAATCCGAACAATGCTGCAATACATTAGCTAACCGAATGCTATTTGCCCCTCGCCTGTTGTGGTGGAATGATTCAGGTTGGGCAGCAACATTCAACCCTTACGTAGAATATGAAACTCAATCCGAACAAGGATTTATCAACCTTAGGGAAGCCAATCTCACCTATGCTGGCGACGGAATTGAATGGTTACTGGGTTATAACATTGTTTATTGGGGGGTAACGGAGGTTTATCAGCCAGTTAATGTCGTGAACCAATATGACGGACATATAGCCCTCGGAACGAAGGACAAAATAGGGCAACCCATGCTTCAGGCGCGATGGCTCCCTCAATGGGGAGATGTACAAATGCTGCTTCTGCCCGCCCATCAACCACGCCAGTTTCGCGAACCAGACCAGCGTCGGAGCTTGACTAAACCGGTCAGAGACCAAGCTCTTTACCCAGATGGAGAAAAGACTATCGATAGCGCAGTCCGGGTCGGTTTTTGGCAAGATGCTTTGGATGTCGGTATCAGTGCTTTCTATGGTAACAGCCGTGAGCCACTGCTGGTTGAACAAACTCATGACTGGCAGGCATCTTACGCCACCATCTTCCAACTAGGTGTCGATCTGCAATGGACCCAGGACGACTTACTCCTCAAATGGGAAAGTACTTATAAGTCAGGAGAAGGCCGAGACTACACCACTCTTGTAACCGGATTTGAGTATTCAGTTTATGGCTTCTCATTTAGTCAGGGAACACTTGGATTGATCAGCGAATATGCATGGGATGATCGTGATAGCTCTGCACCACCAACCATCTATAATAATGACCTATTTCTTGGTTTACGCTGGCAGGCAAACGATATTAAAGATACAGAACTATTACTCTCTGGGTTATTTGACTTGGAACAAACGTCACCTATATACAAACTAACGGCATCAAGACGGATCAATGAAAATTGGAAGCTGATCATAGAAGGTTACTACTTATCGTCCATGGCCAATAACGAACCTATTGCGTACCTGAAAAACGATAGTTATTTCACCATCGGTGCAGAATACAATTTCTAG
- a CDS encoding AvrD family protein: MELNLLDKEINEVITSIDDILGPSEQRYFGEGYKRTQYECNINYDKDNAQGLVNVLYKTDWSQKNTQHRRPHMSTIDAFLIAGRVSYGIIKRHYQLSSHQSSQAWIRHVSIKAGSDALEDLGNVRLSAELSNTTNSPDSLFGTLTRVKTNLGSMEIEVVIDHEAMVEHSCSIESITDDDEYFTNDFRLRSCHLANNTFYDSTGAVSSELLFQCSGKPSTGAMGQYPYALMMVDWLTCFAQLSQLVMYRLDKLDRSKTYNLWMRSVSVTTPYPIIPRRKHMLTLCSMKNSLVKKKDFSWRLATVNGAVSGHPEFSITAKLCHQLPQGESA; this comes from the coding sequence ATGGAACTGAATCTTTTAGATAAGGAAATTAACGAGGTCATCACCAGCATTGATGACATTTTGGGGCCTTCTGAGCAGCGTTATTTTGGTGAAGGCTATAAGCGTACACAATATGAATGCAACATCAATTATGACAAAGATAATGCGCAAGGTTTAGTGAATGTTTTATATAAAACTGACTGGTCACAAAAGAACACACAACATCGCCGTCCTCATATGAGTACGATTGATGCGTTCTTAATTGCTGGACGTGTTTCTTATGGCATTATCAAGCGTCACTATCAACTTTCTTCTCATCAGTCTTCACAGGCGTGGATTCGCCATGTATCGATCAAAGCTGGATCTGATGCTTTAGAGGACCTGGGGAACGTTAGGCTGTCGGCTGAGCTTTCCAATACCACCAACTCTCCCGATAGCCTATTTGGTACATTAACACGAGTCAAAACCAATCTCGGTAGCATGGAAATTGAAGTGGTCATCGACCATGAGGCTATGGTCGAACATTCATGTTCCATTGAGTCAATTACAGATGATGATGAATATTTCACCAACGACTTCCGATTACGTAGCTGCCACCTTGCTAATAATACCTTTTATGATTCAACTGGTGCTGTTTCCAGTGAATTACTTTTTCAGTGTTCGGGCAAGCCATCGACTGGTGCAATGGGGCAATATCCGTATGCATTGATGATGGTAGATTGGCTGACATGTTTTGCTCAGTTGTCACAGTTGGTTATGTATCGACTCGATAAGCTTGACCGTAGTAAAACCTACAATTTGTGGATGCGTTCCGTATCGGTAACGACGCCATATCCAATTATTCCACGTCGCAAACATATGCTTACACTTTGCAGTATGAAGAATTCACTGGTGAAAAAGAAAGACTTTTCATGGCGACTTGCCACCGTAAATGGCGCTGTATCCGGCCATCCAGAATTCAGTATAACCGCCAAACTTTGTCACCAATTACCACAAGGAGAGTCAGCATGA
- a CDS encoding AAA family ATPase, producing the protein MKIAISGTYSTGKTTLTEALAIATQVPRTQARTMREILPDAVPGKTLEQCNPAELLNLGLSRLSERVVNEERCGDHFFSDGSCLHEWVYGAARLETGINPNESDFVLAMKRFISKPYAPIHRGYIDAFGNVAKRYAKKTYSKFVHLPIEFDLVEDGHRPVSDNFRRLSNDLLLSTVKELNIPHISVGGDLRSRLLTIAEHFGLPFHVDPDEAIEKAVSKVKAEAIEIENHRLSVLAAQQA; encoded by the coding sequence ATGAAAATTGCCATCTCAGGAACTTACTCAACAGGAAAAACCACTCTGACAGAAGCCCTTGCTATTGCGACTCAGGTTCCTCGTACTCAAGCTCGTACTATGCGTGAGATTCTACCAGATGCAGTGCCGGGCAAAACATTGGAGCAGTGTAATCCAGCCGAGCTACTAAACTTGGGACTGAGTCGATTGAGCGAGCGTGTTGTTAATGAAGAACGGTGTGGTGATCACTTTTTCTCGGATGGTTCTTGTTTGCACGAGTGGGTATATGGTGCAGCACGCCTAGAAACGGGGATCAACCCAAATGAAAGTGATTTTGTCCTTGCAATGAAAAGATTTATCAGTAAGCCATATGCGCCTATTCACCGAGGCTATATTGATGCGTTTGGCAATGTGGCAAAGCGTTATGCGAAAAAAACTTACAGTAAATTTGTTCATCTACCGATTGAGTTTGATTTAGTAGAGGATGGGCACCGCCCCGTATCCGATAATTTTAGAAGGCTCTCTAACGACCTTTTGCTCTCCACTGTTAAAGAACTCAACATTCCCCATATCTCTGTTGGTGGTGATCTTCGTAGCCGCTTACTGACTATTGCAGAACACTTCGGGTTGCCCTTCCATGTGGACCCCGATGAAGCTATCGAAAAAGCTGTGAGCAAGGTGAAAGCAGAGGCGATAGAAATAGAAAACCATCGACTGTCAGTATTGGCTGCTCAACAGGCCTAA
- a CDS encoding LacI family DNA-binding transcriptional regulator, which translates to MATIIDVCKAAGVSKATVSRVINGSPQVKEKTRIRVLDAMKSLGYQPNVLAQALATNTSNTIGLILPHFDSYYFGSILKQTAQTLQKSQKKLFVMESHNSEAGEIEAMNTLALQRCDAIMIYSRYLSETQLVHYQEQTQRPLVVLNRSLSTQQLVSFSFDQYQLSSLAVEHLLQLGHRNIVCLTTPLNNQTGQLRLQAYRDHLAQHNIPVNEALIIEGKSTHIWGYSAVMQLLDWGQTFSAIFSCNDDMALGAIRALHERGLSVPQDISVMGIDNEPAAFYAIPSLSTVSLPIEQLTIDATNLAINMANKITTPPQHFEYFGALELRESTRLLA; encoded by the coding sequence ATGGCGACAATCATTGATGTCTGTAAAGCGGCCGGTGTATCAAAAGCGACCGTCTCCCGAGTGATCAACGGCAGCCCGCAAGTCAAAGAGAAAACCCGAATACGCGTACTTGATGCGATGAAGTCATTGGGATATCAACCAAACGTTCTGGCGCAAGCATTGGCGACCAACACCTCAAACACCATTGGGTTAATCCTGCCTCATTTTGATAGCTATTACTTCGGTTCAATCTTAAAACAGACCGCACAAACGCTCCAAAAATCCCAAAAAAAGCTGTTTGTCATGGAAAGTCATAACAGTGAAGCCGGGGAAATTGAAGCGATGAATACACTCGCGCTTCAGCGTTGTGATGCCATTATGATCTACAGTCGCTATCTCAGCGAAACTCAACTCGTCCATTATCAAGAGCAGACACAGAGGCCGCTGGTTGTCTTAAACCGCAGTCTGTCCACACAGCAGTTGGTCAGTTTCAGCTTTGATCAATACCAACTCAGTTCGCTTGCGGTCGAGCATCTATTGCAACTCGGTCATCGCAACATTGTCTGTCTGACCACACCGTTGAACAATCAAACCGGCCAGCTTCGATTACAGGCGTATCGCGACCACCTTGCTCAACACAATATTCCGGTAAATGAAGCTCTGATTATCGAGGGGAAAAGCACCCATATCTGGGGATACTCCGCCGTGATGCAATTATTGGATTGGGGGCAAACATTCAGTGCCATCTTTTCTTGTAATGACGATATGGCTCTCGGAGCCATCCGGGCGTTACATGAACGAGGACTTTCTGTTCCTCAGGATATCTCAGTAATGGGTATCGATAATGAACCCGCGGCATTTTATGCTATCCCAAGCCTGTCTACCGTCTCTCTGCCTATCGAGCAACTCACCATTGATGCGACTAATCTGGCGATTAACATGGCCAATAAGATAACCACTCCCCCGCAGCATTTCGAATATTTCGGCGCACTGGAACTGCGGGAATCAACACGCCTGCTCGCATAA
- a CDS encoding outer membrane lipoprotein-sorting protein, translating to MRIFLSLLVTLSTATAAEGLTGLDVASEMIARDTGYISYTSDVEMSITAANGDSVHRELTIKGIEQEHDGDKIITYFQAPRDIAGTALLTFSHAIDADDQWLYLPSIKRIKRISSNNRSGPFMGSEFAYEDMSSWELDKYRYELVKEKKQDGRAYWLLACFPRYENSGYSKLIAWIDQDIYQPRKIEYYDRKGILFKQLTNSQYELHNQHYWRPKFAQMDNLQSKRSSSLTWQNMTMGEDVSQAQFEPKQLRNAYRYH from the coding sequence ATGAGGATATTTCTCAGTTTATTGGTAACACTCTCAACAGCCACCGCAGCAGAAGGGCTCACTGGGCTAGATGTTGCAAGTGAAATGATTGCTCGCGACACAGGGTATATTTCCTATACGTCGGATGTGGAAATGTCGATCACGGCAGCAAATGGCGATAGCGTACACAGAGAACTCACGATTAAAGGCATTGAGCAAGAGCATGATGGCGATAAGATCATCACTTACTTTCAGGCCCCCCGAGATATTGCGGGCACTGCACTTCTGACTTTCAGTCATGCAATTGATGCAGACGATCAATGGTTGTACCTACCTTCCATTAAACGGATCAAACGTATTTCCTCGAATAATCGTTCGGGTCCATTTATGGGTAGTGAATTCGCCTATGAAGACATGAGTTCTTGGGAATTGGATAAATATCGCTATGAGTTAGTAAAAGAAAAAAAACAGGATGGACGAGCCTATTGGTTGCTGGCCTGTTTCCCTCGCTATGAAAATTCCGGATACTCAAAGTTGATCGCTTGGATTGATCAAGATATCTATCAACCGAGAAAAATTGAATATTATGATCGTAAAGGCATTCTATTTAAACAGCTAACCAATTCTCAATATGAGCTTCACAATCAACATTACTGGCGCCCTAAATTCGCGCAAATGGATAACCTGCAAAGTAAACGTTCTTCTTCACTAACATGGCAAAATATGACGATGGGGGAGGATGTTTCGCAGGCTCAGTTCGAGCCGAAGCAACTACGTAATGCATACAGGTACCACTGA
- a CDS encoding efflux RND transporter permease subunit has translation MKNWTKLRALLALAGWLCIMALAFVGLGKLSLNNDYKVFFSEDNPDLIAFESIEEKYNSNDSVLIVLHPKSGNVFQENVLKAVLELTEYGWKTPHSFRVDSLTNYQYTHAQSDDLIVEDFVNMEQLANSQLLAQKKAYALKQPEIVNRYLAQDAKSTAINVLVHLTTEEQSEEVREIAQFWQDKIAEMQTRYPGVQFYLTGQVMQNDAFGEATQRDMGSLVPGALLLIVIGTGIYLRSLWSSVVVTLTIVSSVFISLGAAGWLGIAITSPSASAPLIILTMAVADCIHYLQGYKHVLNKGEEKLVALKQSMEKHRLPIILTSLTTAVGFLSMNFSDSPPFNDLGNITAMGVIAAMLLTLFFIPAMLVILPSRRSKEFKHQRLDKPLEAIARWAMVKPGMKIALVVIVSGVIAANLVRNDIDDTLFEYFDESYAVRQANDFTYANLTGVASIQYAIRPEKGELVTSPSFLNKLDQFVQQARKTEGVYHIQSLTDIMKRLNSSLHNDKAGAYRLATDPELSAQTLLLYDMSLPYGLNLSNQVALDKKELRITVTAKKMSSNDLIALESTLRSQLLRVFPKSSVSPGVSADIMFAHIGYSNNISMLTASAAALLVISFLIGLILRSVRLGVISILPNILPASIAFGLWGMTIGEVGLSLSVIASMTLGIVVDDTIHLLYRYHSLRKGGESEEKSIVGAVKETGVAVIGTSIVLSAGFFVLASSSFKMNADMGLMTAITIIVALILDLLLVPALLKITGKEVIATQHKPQVA, from the coding sequence ATGAAAAACTGGACAAAACTTAGAGCTTTGCTCGCCTTAGCGGGCTGGCTCTGCATCATGGCCCTTGCATTTGTTGGCTTAGGGAAGCTCAGCCTGAACAATGACTATAAGGTATTCTTCAGCGAAGATAATCCCGATTTGATCGCATTCGAAAGTATTGAGGAAAAGTACAACAGTAATGATAGTGTATTGATTGTACTCCATCCAAAATCTGGCAATGTGTTCCAGGAAAATGTATTAAAAGCGGTACTTGAGCTTACCGAGTACGGTTGGAAAACCCCTCATTCTTTCCGTGTCGATTCTCTGACTAACTACCAGTACACTCACGCACAAAGTGATGATCTGATCGTCGAAGACTTTGTGAACATGGAACAATTGGCGAATAGCCAGTTGTTAGCCCAGAAGAAAGCGTATGCACTAAAACAACCGGAGATAGTTAACCGGTATTTAGCGCAAGATGCTAAATCTACAGCTATCAATGTATTAGTGCATTTGACAACAGAAGAGCAGTCTGAAGAAGTCCGTGAAATTGCCCAATTCTGGCAAGACAAAATTGCGGAAATGCAGACCCGCTATCCAGGGGTGCAGTTTTACTTAACCGGACAGGTGATGCAAAACGATGCGTTTGGTGAAGCGACGCAACGAGACATGGGAAGCTTGGTACCTGGAGCTCTGCTACTCATTGTTATTGGTACGGGTATCTATCTACGTAGCTTATGGAGTTCTGTGGTCGTAACGTTAACTATCGTTTCTTCTGTCTTCATCTCATTGGGTGCTGCAGGTTGGCTAGGTATAGCAATTACGTCCCCGTCAGCTTCAGCACCGTTGATCATTCTGACTATGGCTGTTGCGGACTGTATTCATTATCTACAGGGATACAAACATGTTTTGAATAAAGGAGAAGAAAAGCTGGTGGCATTGAAACAATCGATGGAAAAACATCGTTTGCCAATTATCCTTACCAGTTTGACGACTGCTGTTGGTTTCCTCTCAATGAACTTTAGCGATTCACCGCCGTTTAACGATTTAGGTAATATTACTGCAATGGGGGTGATTGCGGCGATGCTTCTTACGCTGTTTTTTATCCCTGCTATGCTCGTAATCTTACCTTCTCGTCGTAGTAAAGAGTTCAAACATCAGAGATTGGATAAGCCCCTTGAAGCGATTGCCCGTTGGGCTATGGTCAAACCGGGAATGAAAATAGCGCTGGTTGTGATTGTCAGTGGTGTGATTGCTGCTAACCTAGTCCGCAATGATATTGATGACACTTTATTTGAATATTTTGATGAGTCTTATGCGGTGCGTCAGGCAAATGACTTTACTTATGCTAACTTGACAGGTGTTGCGAGTATTCAGTACGCGATTCGTCCAGAAAAGGGAGAGTTGGTGACATCACCAAGTTTCCTGAATAAATTAGATCAATTTGTTCAGCAAGCACGTAAGACCGAAGGCGTGTACCACATTCAGTCGCTGACGGACATAATGAAGCGCTTAAACAGTAGTCTGCACAATGACAAAGCGGGTGCATACCGTTTGGCGACTGATCCTGAGCTGTCTGCACAAACCTTATTGTTGTACGACATGTCATTGCCATACGGTTTGAATCTAAGTAATCAGGTGGCGCTAGACAAAAAAGAGCTTCGTATCACCGTCACCGCGAAGAAAATGTCATCGAATGACTTGATCGCATTAGAGTCAACGTTACGTAGTCAACTGTTGAGGGTATTCCCTAAAAGTAGTGTCAGTCCGGGGGTGAGTGCTGACATTATGTTTGCTCATATTGGTTATAGCAATAATATCAGTATGTTGACTGCTTCGGCTGCCGCTTTGTTAGTTATATCATTCTTGATCGGATTGATTCTGCGCTCAGTTCGTCTTGGCGTTATCAGCATCTTGCCAAATATTTTGCCTGCATCTATTGCGTTTGGCTTGTGGGGGATGACTATTGGTGAAGTCGGACTTAGTCTTTCTGTTATAGCAAGTATGACGCTGGGTATTGTCGTTGATGACACGATTCACTTGTTATATCGTTATCACTCATTGCGCAAAGGTGGAGAGTCGGAAGAAAAGTCAATTGTTGGTGCAGTGAAAGAAACGGGGGTCGCTGTTATCGGTACCTCAATAGTGCTTAGTGCCGGCTTCTTTGTACTAGCAAGTAGTTCCTTTAAGATGAATGCGGATATGGGCCTGATGACCGCAATTACTATTATTGTTGCATTAATACTTGATTTACTTTTGGTACCGGCTTTACTTAAGATTACAGGTAAAGAAGTGATCGCAACTCAGCATAAACCACAAGTGGCTTGA